The following proteins come from a genomic window of Maribacter sp. HTCC2170:
- a CDS encoding orotate phosphoribosyltransferase — translation MHIETPKRTVNKSSQEVFEFLTKLENFEKLMPENIDKFEVINEDRFLFALKGMPEIVLQRNEQHPNNKIVLGAASDKLPFTLTADIIELGENESEIILSFAGEFNAMMAMMIKSPITKFMGTLSENLDSI, via the coding sequence ATGCATATAGAAACTCCTAAAAGGACCGTAAATAAAAGTAGTCAAGAAGTATTTGAATTTTTGACCAAGCTCGAGAATTTTGAAAAATTGATGCCGGAAAATATAGATAAATTCGAAGTCATCAACGAGGACCGTTTTCTCTTTGCACTTAAAGGAATGCCCGAAATTGTGCTTCAGCGAAATGAGCAACACCCTAATAATAAAATAGTTTTAGGCGCAGCAAGTGATAAATTGCCCTTTACCCTGACGGCTGACATTATTGAACTTGGAGAGAATGAAAGTGAAATCATCTTGAGTTTTGCAGGTGAGTTCAATGCAATGATGGCCATGATGATTAAATCGCCCATTACTAAATTCATGGGCACCTTATCAGAAAATTTAGATTCAATTTAA
- the ftsH gene encoding ATP-dependent zinc metalloprotease FtsH has translation MAKDNNTTPKKPKFSSWWIYGLIAVFLIGFQFIGGGNLANTKKTTTSELQEYLRNGDIEKIIIITNTDQAKVFLTDEALQKAVHKEVAEKPFLPSTGAIPQYILDFGDLQIFQNEITEIKKAESLDTVVEFDKESNYLGELLLGILPFVLIIGIWIYLMRRMSGGGGGGAGGQIFNIGKSKAKLFDEKTDTRTSFKDVAGLEGAKEEVEEIVEFLRNPDKYTSLGGKIPKGALLVGPPGTGKTLLAKAVAGEAKVPFFSLSGSDFVEMFVGVGASRVRDLFKQAKDKSPAIIFIDEIDAIGRARGKNNFTGSNDERENTLNQLLTEMDGFGTNTNVIVLAATNRADVLDKALMRAGRFDRQIYVDLPDIRERKEIFEVHLRPIKTAETLDLDFLARQTPGFSGADIANVCNEAALIAARKEKKAVSKQDFLDAVDRIVGGLEKKNKIITAGEKKTIAYHEAGHATTSWMLEHAAPLVKVTIVPRGQSLGAAWYLPEERLIVRPEQMLDEMCATLGGRAAEKVIFDQISTGALSDLEKVTKQARAMVTVYGLNDEIGNLTYYDSSGQNEYGFTKPYSEETARKIDAEISQIIEEQYKRAIDVLEKNKDKLTELAERLLEKEVIFKEDLEKIFGKRPFDKAFDEKGQEVTKEESKTDEDTSTIEEKEKENK, from the coding sequence ATGGCAAAAGATAATAATACAACTCCCAAAAAACCTAAATTCAGTTCATGGTGGATCTATGGATTAATAGCAGTGTTTTTAATTGGTTTTCAATTTATCGGGGGGGGCAACTTAGCTAACACCAAAAAAACAACCACATCAGAATTACAAGAGTATTTGAGGAATGGTGATATTGAAAAAATAATTATCATTACCAATACCGACCAAGCCAAGGTATTTTTGACAGATGAAGCCCTTCAAAAGGCGGTTCATAAAGAAGTTGCAGAAAAACCTTTCTTACCCTCAACGGGTGCAATACCGCAATATATATTGGACTTTGGAGATCTTCAGATTTTTCAAAATGAAATTACAGAGATAAAAAAAGCTGAAAGCCTGGATACAGTTGTTGAATTCGACAAGGAATCAAATTATCTGGGTGAGCTTTTGTTAGGTATACTCCCATTTGTTCTGATTATTGGTATCTGGATATATCTTATGCGCAGAATGTCTGGCGGCGGAGGTGGTGGTGCCGGAGGGCAAATATTCAACATAGGCAAATCAAAAGCTAAATTATTCGATGAAAAAACTGACACTCGTACTTCATTTAAGGACGTTGCTGGTTTGGAAGGAGCAAAAGAAGAAGTTGAAGAAATCGTAGAATTTTTAAGAAATCCTGATAAGTACACTTCTTTGGGAGGGAAAATTCCAAAGGGAGCTTTATTGGTCGGACCTCCAGGAACCGGTAAAACTTTATTGGCTAAAGCCGTTGCTGGTGAGGCCAAAGTACCGTTCTTTTCTCTTTCTGGTTCAGATTTTGTTGAAATGTTCGTGGGTGTGGGTGCATCTAGAGTTAGAGATTTATTCAAACAAGCCAAAGACAAATCTCCGGCAATAATATTTATAGATGAGATTGATGCAATTGGTAGAGCTAGAGGTAAAAACAATTTTACAGGTTCTAACGATGAGCGCGAAAATACCCTGAATCAACTATTGACAGAAATGGACGGGTTTGGGACCAATACCAATGTAATTGTTCTGGCAGCCACAAACCGAGCAGATGTCTTGGACAAAGCTTTGATGCGTGCTGGTCGTTTCGACAGGCAGATTTATGTTGATTTACCCGATATAAGGGAACGAAAAGAGATTTTCGAAGTTCATTTAAGGCCTATAAAAACTGCCGAGACTTTAGATTTGGATTTCTTGGCAAGACAAACACCCGGTTTCTCAGGCGCGGACATAGCGAATGTTTGTAACGAAGCAGCGCTAATTGCTGCCCGTAAAGAGAAAAAAGCTGTAAGCAAGCAAGATTTTTTGGATGCCGTCGATAGGATTGTTGGCGGTCTTGAGAAAAAGAACAAAATAATAACTGCTGGAGAAAAAAAGACTATTGCTTATCACGAGGCTGGCCATGCTACTACGAGTTGGATGCTAGAACATGCTGCACCCTTGGTAAAAGTCACCATTGTTCCTCGAGGACAATCATTAGGTGCGGCTTGGTATTTACCTGAAGAGAGACTTATTGTTCGACCCGAACAAATGTTAGATGAAATGTGTGCCACCTTAGGTGGTAGAGCAGCCGAAAAAGTAATATTTGACCAAATATCTACAGGAGCACTTAGTGATCTTGAGAAAGTAACAAAACAGGCCAGGGCTATGGTGACCGTTTATGGACTGAATGATGAAATAGGAAATCTTACCTATTATGATTCCTCAGGTCAGAACGAATATGGTTTCACAAAACCTTATAGCGAAGAAACTGCCAGGAAAATTGATGCAGAGATTTCGCAGATTATTGAGGAGCAATACAAACGAGCCATTGATGTGCTGGAAAAAAACAAGGATAAACTAACTGAATTGGCTGAGCGTCTTTTAGAGAAAGAAGTTATTTTCAAGGAAGATTTGGAAAAGATTTTCGGGAAAAGACCATTTGACAAGGCGTTTGATGAAAAAGGGCAGGAAGTTACTAAGGAAGAATCCAAAACAGATGAGGATACTTCAACCATAGAGGAGAAAGAAAAAGAAAATAAATAG
- a CDS encoding phosphatidate cytidylyltransferase, with protein MKEVLRRALSGAVYIILLLSAVFLSSDAFDFLFMTFGLACLYEYKRLVHLKGYHIFIAYLALWWAFIYLVHDKWLINILMFLTISMNIALLFFLFSKKERPFNFFQKFIIGLFYIGGGCIFLTMIPYKDNEFAKLLIMGIFIMIWVNDSFAYLVGSTIGRNKLFTAVSPKKTIEGTLGGLVFTFVAAYFLGKYEPIISPLQWMILAAVIVIFGTLGDLIESKFKRSAGVKDSGAILPGHGGMLDRLDSMVFAAPFAYLTLNIFAYVS; from the coding sequence ATGAAAGAAGTTTTAAGAAGAGCACTTTCCGGAGCCGTGTACATTATCCTATTACTTTCGGCAGTATTCCTTAGTTCAGACGCTTTTGATTTTTTATTCATGACATTTGGGCTGGCCTGTTTATATGAATACAAAAGATTGGTACATCTCAAGGGGTATCATATTTTTATTGCTTACTTGGCTTTATGGTGGGCATTTATTTATTTAGTACATGATAAATGGCTCATTAATATATTAATGTTCCTTACGATTTCAATGAATATTGCTTTGCTCTTTTTTCTGTTTTCAAAAAAAGAAAGGCCTTTCAATTTTTTTCAAAAGTTTATAATTGGTCTATTCTATATTGGAGGAGGATGTATTTTTTTGACAATGATTCCTTACAAAGACAATGAATTTGCCAAATTATTGATTATGGGCATTTTCATAATGATATGGGTAAATGATTCTTTCGCTTATCTAGTTGGAAGCACCATTGGTCGCAACAAACTATTCACTGCAGTATCTCCTAAAAAGACCATTGAGGGCACATTAGGAGGGTTAGTGTTTACATTTGTTGCAGCATACTTTTTGGGCAAATATGAACCTATAATCAGCCCGTTACAATGGATGATCCTGGCAGCGGTAATAGTGATTTTTGGAACTCTAGGGGATTTAATAGAATCAAAATTCAAAAGGTCAGCAGGAGTTAAAGACAGCGGGGCTATATTACCAGGGCATGGCGGAATGCTAGACCGTTTAGACAGTATGGTTTTTGCTGCACCTTTTGCATATTTAACACTTAATATTTTCGCTTATGTTTCATAG
- a CDS encoding acyl-CoA-binding protein, translated as MKKETLLKNFEEAVEFLNSYKEPLPADLLLKLYAYYKIAKKNFDNPGSKTPLINAFKANALIQAQDISREDAMKAYIKLVKKEIKTGS; from the coding sequence ATGAAAAAGGAGACCTTACTTAAGAATTTTGAAGAAGCTGTTGAGTTTTTAAACAGTTACAAGGAGCCATTACCTGCAGATCTGTTACTCAAGTTATATGCTTACTACAAGATTGCAAAAAAGAATTTTGACAACCCTGGGAGCAAAACCCCCCTTATAAATGCATTCAAGGCAAACGCATTGATTCAAGCTCAAGATATTAGTCGAGAAGATGCAATGAAAGCATATATTAAGTTAGTTAAAAAAGAAATCAAAACAGGTTCTTAG
- the rsfS gene encoding ribosome silencing factor, producing the protein MQKRKASADELIALILQGIEEVKGHDINLLDLREIENTVCDYFIICNGTSNTHVNAIVGSIQKTVSKAIKDKPWHVEGEDNAEWVLMDYVNVVVHVFQKQIREYYDIEGLWGDAKFTVIESSVNQ; encoded by the coding sequence ATGCAAAAAAGGAAAGCTAGTGCAGATGAGTTAATTGCATTAATTTTACAGGGAATAGAAGAAGTAAAAGGGCACGATATAAATTTACTGGACCTAAGAGAAATAGAAAATACCGTATGTGACTACTTTATTATTTGTAATGGTACTTCGAACACTCATGTAAATGCAATAGTAGGTTCAATCCAAAAAACAGTTAGTAAAGCTATTAAAGACAAACCGTGGCATGTAGAAGGTGAGGATAATGCAGAGTGGGTGTTAATGGATTATGTTAATGTAGTAGTACATGTTTTCCAAAAACAAATTAGGGAATACTACGATATTGAGGGTCTTTGGGGTGACGCCAAATTCACGGTAATTGAAAGTAGTGTAAATCAGTAA
- a CDS encoding phosphatidylserine decarboxylase family protein: MFHREGQTIILITFFLVVATVLLSEFYVLNDWVRWGLQLAAIVVLVLILQFFRNPKRGANNLFDEILAPVDGKVVVIEEVMETEYFNEKRMQVSIFMSPLNVHVTRYPISGTIKYSKYHPGKYLVAWHPKSSTDNERTTVVINTPKFGEILYRQIAGALARRIVNYAEEGESVHQGEDAGFIKFGSRVDLLLPLDCGIVVQLNQKVIGAKTCIATFVDKNEKGDLT; encoded by the coding sequence ATGTTTCATAGAGAGGGTCAAACTATCATATTGATCACCTTTTTCCTTGTTGTGGCAACTGTTTTACTTTCAGAGTTTTATGTGCTCAATGATTGGGTACGATGGGGACTGCAGTTAGCGGCCATAGTTGTTCTAGTTTTGATACTTCAATTCTTTAGAAACCCTAAAAGAGGAGCCAACAATCTTTTTGATGAAATATTAGCTCCAGTTGATGGCAAGGTAGTTGTCATCGAAGAAGTAATGGAAACTGAATATTTTAATGAAAAACGTATGCAGGTTTCGATATTCATGTCCCCTTTAAATGTACACGTTACAAGATATCCAATAAGCGGTACAATTAAGTATTCAAAATATCATCCTGGCAAATATCTAGTTGCTTGGCACCCTAAGTCGAGCACAGATAATGAACGTACTACCGTGGTCATAAATACACCAAAATTTGGAGAAATACTTTATCGACAAATAGCGGGTGCACTGGCACGGCGTATTGTAAATTATGCTGAAGAAGGTGAAAGTGTTCATCAAGGTGAGGACGCGGGCTTTATCAAATTTGGTTCTAGGGTCGACTTATTATTACCTTTGGATTGTGGCATTGTCGTTCAACTAAATCAGAAAGTTATTGGCGCCAAGACCTGTATTGCAACCTTTGTTGACAAAAATGAAAAAGGAGACCTTACTTAA
- a CDS encoding LUD domain-containing protein, producing the protein MGLIDKLFGGGKKKVSKETAETRGVHMPDLNIPVDEKFTIHFKNNGGKFIYCDSFQEISEALKNIVIENSWENQPFFAMNPMLEDRFAKETISFTHKTKESEVFFTTCEHLIAQNGSILVCSNQLMEKKLNELPGNVIVFATTSQLVESIGEGLKKIKKKYGHSIPANITTLKHFQATNENSNDFLTYGSSSKNLYLLLLEDL; encoded by the coding sequence ATGGGGCTAATTGATAAACTTTTTGGTGGTGGAAAGAAAAAGGTTTCTAAGGAAACAGCAGAAACCCGAGGGGTTCATATGCCTGATTTGAACATTCCTGTAGACGAAAAATTCACCATTCACTTTAAAAATAATGGCGGTAAGTTTATTTACTGCGATTCATTTCAGGAGATATCAGAAGCGCTTAAAAACATTGTCATAGAAAATAGTTGGGAAAATCAACCTTTCTTTGCCATGAATCCTATGCTTGAAGATAGGTTTGCCAAGGAAACAATAAGCTTTACACATAAAACCAAAGAAAGTGAAGTATTCTTCACAACTTGTGAGCATTTGATAGCACAAAATGGTTCTATCTTAGTTTGCTCCAACCAGTTGATGGAAAAGAAACTCAATGAGCTCCCTGGCAATGTTATTGTTTTTGCGACTACAAGTCAACTTGTTGAATCCATTGGTGAAGGCTTAAAGAAAATTAAAAAGAAATACGGGCATAGTATTCCAGCGAACATAACTACGTTAAAGCACTTTCAGGCCACAAACGAAAACTCAAATGATTTTTTAACATACGGTAGCAGCTCCAAAAATTTGTACCTTTTACTTTTGGAAGATCTATAG
- a CDS encoding NUDIX hydrolase: MYKVFVKELPLILTNNLSEITNSKYFLLNGESIQEAIGLLSKKKINEAYIYHPNHEELLKKFCKNIPRVVAAGGVVTNKEGKVLFIYRNDKWDLPKGKLDKGETIEECAIREVEEETGVKKLKIENFLRTTYHIFKRNGQFKLKEVHWYAMKTSYDGELKGQKSEGIEKVKWKGPKKIKKALTNSYVNIKSLFGE, encoded by the coding sequence ATGTATAAAGTTTTTGTTAAAGAATTACCTCTGATTTTAACAAATAATCTATCTGAAATAACCAACAGCAAATACTTTCTGTTAAATGGGGAATCTATACAGGAAGCCATTGGTCTGTTGTCCAAGAAAAAGATAAATGAAGCTTACATTTATCATCCCAACCATGAGGAATTATTAAAAAAATTCTGTAAAAACATTCCGAGAGTAGTAGCAGCTGGGGGGGTTGTTACAAACAAAGAAGGTAAGGTTCTATTTATTTACCGCAATGATAAATGGGATTTGCCGAAAGGAAAACTTGATAAGGGAGAGACAATTGAAGAGTGTGCCATTAGAGAAGTTGAGGAAGAGACTGGGGTTAAAAAACTTAAAATCGAAAACTTTCTGAGAACAACTTACCATATTTTTAAACGCAATGGGCAGTTTAAATTGAAAGAAGTACATTGGTATGCCATGAAAACCTCCTACGACGGTGAATTGAAAGGGCAGAAAAGTGAGGGAATAGAGAAGGTAAAATGGAAAGGCCCAAAAAAAATAAAAAAAGCCCTTACCAATTCTTACGTAAATATCAAATCTCTGTTCGGGGAATGA
- a CDS encoding sterol desaturase family protein, protein MEAYANALLYAIPFFMILLIIEIAYGYFIKNQKHKVLDSVSSISSGLTNIIKDSLGIGIIIVSYPYLLENIALLEIKATWLVWLIAFLALDFAGYWNHRLSHKVNFFWNQHVIHHSSEEFNLACALRQSISNLLGYFPLLLIPAALLGVPSKVIAILAPIHLFAQFWYHTQYIGKMGWLEYIIITPSQHRVHHAINPEYIDKNLGQILCVWDRWFGTFQEELKDVPPQYGVLKPAATWNPIIINFQHIWRLMKDAWRTKNLLDKLRIWFMPTGWRPEDVKEKYPIQIIEDVYHFERYETRASSALKGYSIFQLLMTTALLLFMFYNYSKIGIDGLLLFGAFVFVGIYGYTTLMDGKIYAVWIETIRAILGLALIWITGDWFGIDSYSSFGSRFVAIYFLITIIAALYFTFFEGSPPLNKATLN, encoded by the coding sequence TTGGAGGCCTACGCAAATGCCCTTTTATATGCGATTCCCTTTTTTATGATTCTTCTGATCATAGAGATTGCCTATGGTTATTTTATAAAAAATCAAAAGCATAAGGTGCTCGATTCTGTATCGAGTATAAGTTCGGGACTTACTAATATCATCAAGGATTCATTGGGTATTGGTATTATAATTGTCAGTTACCCTTATTTATTGGAGAATATTGCCTTATTAGAAATCAAGGCAACGTGGCTTGTTTGGTTGATAGCGTTTTTGGCCTTAGATTTTGCTGGGTATTGGAACCATCGATTAAGTCATAAAGTTAATTTTTTTTGGAACCAACATGTTATACACCATAGCAGTGAGGAGTTTAATCTTGCTTGCGCCCTACGGCAATCAATTTCAAATCTTCTTGGGTACTTTCCATTGTTATTGATTCCTGCGGCACTTCTTGGAGTACCGAGTAAGGTTATCGCAATTCTAGCTCCTATACATTTATTTGCCCAATTTTGGTACCATACGCAGTATATTGGGAAAATGGGGTGGTTGGAATATATTATTATAACCCCTTCTCAACATCGGGTTCACCATGCAATTAATCCAGAATACATTGATAAAAATCTTGGACAGATTCTTTGTGTTTGGGATCGTTGGTTTGGTACATTTCAAGAAGAACTTAAAGATGTTCCACCTCAATACGGGGTATTGAAGCCAGCTGCCACTTGGAATCCAATCATCATTAATTTTCAACATATTTGGCGCTTGATGAAGGATGCCTGGCGCACCAAGAATTTATTGGATAAATTACGTATTTGGTTTATGCCAACCGGTTGGAGACCTGAAGATGTCAAAGAAAAATACCCCATTCAAATCATTGAGGATGTATATCATTTTGAACGATACGAAACACGGGCATCATCAGCTCTAAAAGGATATTCAATTTTTCAATTATTGATGACAACAGCACTGTTGCTCTTTATGTTCTATAATTATTCTAAAATAGGCATTGATGGGTTGTTATTGTTCGGAGCGTTTGTTTTTGTCGGTATCTACGGGTATACCACTTTAATGGACGGTAAAATTTATGCGGTATGGATTGAAACTATACGCGCCATATTAGGCCTTGCGCTGATCTGGATAACGGGTGATTGGTTTGGAATTGATTCTTATTCCAGTTTTGGAAGCAGGTTTGTTGCTATCTATTTCCTGATTACTATAATTGCCGCATTGTATTTTACCTTTTTTGAAGGTAGTCCCCCTTTAAATAAAGCCACTCTTAATTGA
- the pyrE gene encoding orotate phosphoribosyltransferase, protein MVLDKNTAKKTAELLLQINAIKLNPENPFTWASGWKSPIYCDNRIILSYTMIRNFVREEMAKQVENLYGKPDVIAGVATGAIGIGALVADYMGLPFIYVRPEPKSHGRQNQIEGYLEPNQTVVVIEDLISTGKSSLNAVDALEASQANIKGMLAIFTYGFDVADANFAEKKLELHTLSDYNHLIEQASETGYIKEEQLKTLMEWRKKPSEWQQ, encoded by the coding sequence ATGGTTTTAGACAAAAACACCGCAAAAAAAACTGCAGAGCTTCTATTGCAAATTAATGCAATTAAGTTGAATCCTGAAAATCCTTTTACTTGGGCTTCAGGATGGAAATCACCAATCTATTGTGACAATAGAATAATATTATCCTATACCATGATTCGCAATTTTGTACGCGAAGAAATGGCCAAACAGGTTGAAAATCTTTATGGTAAACCTGATGTCATAGCCGGTGTAGCCACTGGCGCCATTGGAATTGGGGCTTTGGTTGCTGATTATATGGGATTGCCTTTCATTTACGTACGACCAGAACCAAAATCTCATGGCAGACAAAACCAAATAGAGGGTTATTTAGAACCAAACCAAACTGTAGTTGTAATCGAGGATTTAATAAGTACTGGCAAAAGTAGTCTGAATGCTGTTGACGCACTTGAAGCTTCCCAAGCCAATATCAAAGGTATGCTTGCCATTTTTACTTATGGATTTGATGTGGCCGACGCAAATTTCGCTGAAAAAAAGCTTGAGTTACATACTTTATCTGATTATAACCATTTAATTGAACAAGCTTCGGAAACAGGCTATATAAAAGAAGAACAACTAAAAACATTGATGGAGTGGCGTAAAAAACCCTCAGAATGGCAACAATAA
- a CDS encoding creatininase family protein: MIRPYILAETNWKALENAKFDLAILPWGATEAHNYHLPYATDVYESDALAAESARLAWEKGSKVIVLPSIPFGVNTGQSDIYLDINLNPTTQLAILADVIEVLNRQGIKKLLIFNSHGGNNFKPLVRELGLKFPEMFICFSNWFQSLNKTEYFDEEGDHADEMETSLMLYLRPDLVLPKKIWGLGSSKKFKIKSFSEGWVWAERKWSEVSEDTGIGNPMQSTTEKGERFFKDVTIKIGQFIHELSNSDLADQYE, from the coding sequence ATGATTAGACCATATATTTTAGCAGAAACGAACTGGAAAGCGCTAGAAAATGCCAAATTTGATTTGGCTATTTTGCCATGGGGAGCAACTGAAGCACATAATTATCATCTGCCATATGCTACTGATGTTTATGAGAGTGACGCTCTTGCTGCCGAATCAGCTAGGTTGGCTTGGGAAAAAGGGAGCAAGGTCATTGTTCTACCATCTATTCCTTTTGGGGTCAATACTGGTCAATCAGACATCTATCTCGATATTAATTTAAACCCTACGACTCAGTTGGCAATTTTGGCAGATGTGATAGAAGTACTTAACCGTCAGGGAATAAAAAAGTTACTGATTTTCAATAGTCACGGAGGAAATAATTTTAAACCCTTGGTAAGAGAACTGGGTTTAAAATTTCCTGAAATGTTCATTTGTTTTTCTAATTGGTTCCAATCACTGAACAAAACTGAATATTTTGATGAAGAAGGGGATCATGCCGATGAAATGGAAACTAGCCTTATGCTCTACCTAAGACCTGATTTGGTACTCCCCAAGAAAATATGGGGTTTGGGTTCTTCCAAAAAATTTAAAATCAAATCATTTTCCGAAGGATGGGTTTGGGCAGAACGCAAATGGTCAGAAGTCAGTGAAGATACAGGGATTGGTAATCCAATGCAATCGACAACAGAAAAAGGTGAGCGTTTCTTTAAAGACGTGACCATTAAAATTGGACAATTTATCCACGAATTAAGTAATTCAGATTTAGCAGACCAATACGAGTAG
- a CDS encoding biotin--[acetyl-CoA-carboxylase] ligase: MQIIKLSATDSTNLYLKDLMGSHSLEDFTVVIANDQTMGRGQLGTIWDSEPGKNLTFSVLKKMSSVNFPNLFMLNICVSLAIYSALKKLNIPNLKVKWPNDILSGNAKICGILIENILAGNRIHASVIGIGLNVNQISFNDLPKVTSLKLSLGKSFDLEPVLNSITQELKLIFERCQLEGTLELEEEYTQLLFRKDKPSTFKSKEGEMFTGIIRGISKEGKLMVALEDEVSKEFNLKEITLLY; the protein is encoded by the coding sequence ATGCAGATAATCAAACTTAGTGCCACGGACTCTACAAATCTTTACTTAAAAGATTTAATGGGTTCACATTCTTTAGAAGATTTTACGGTAGTAATTGCCAATGATCAAACTATGGGTAGAGGACAGTTGGGTACTATCTGGGATTCAGAACCTGGTAAGAATCTGACATTTAGTGTTTTAAAGAAAATGAGTTCAGTTAATTTTCCAAATCTGTTCATGTTGAATATTTGCGTGTCATTAGCAATTTATTCTGCTCTTAAAAAGTTGAACATACCCAATTTAAAAGTCAAGTGGCCTAACGACATTCTGTCAGGTAATGCGAAGATTTGTGGAATTTTAATTGAGAATATTCTCGCTGGTAATCGTATTCACGCCTCAGTTATCGGTATTGGCTTGAATGTGAACCAAATTTCATTCAATGATCTACCAAAAGTAACTTCTTTGAAATTATCACTAGGTAAATCCTTTGATTTGGAACCTGTTTTGAATTCAATAACACAGGAATTGAAGCTAATCTTTGAAAGATGCCAACTTGAAGGAACCCTCGAATTAGAAGAGGAATACACTCAATTATTATTCAGAAAAGACAAACCCTCAACTTTTAAATCCAAAGAAGGTGAAATGTTCACTGGGATTATTCGCGGTATCTCTAAAGAAGGAAAACTTATGGTTGCCCTAGAAGATGAAGTTTCAAAAGAATTTAATCTAAAAGAAATAACCCTTTTGTATTGA